In one window of Spiroplasma corruscae DNA:
- the ybeY gene encoding rRNA maturation RNase YbeY yields the protein MKDKIYFVYEVDLAKLKSYEKVLYKLLKFTKKYLNINKRLSFSLNYIKDEKSVYLNKTYRNKDYIGDVLSFPIDDEYNIYSQLKYKEIGDIFIAPHEAKRKSLKQKNSFKTEISWLFVHGLLHILGFDHQVNEEANVMFKLTDDILSKIKVNYSYN from the coding sequence ATGAAAGATAAAATTTATTTTGTTTATGAAGTTGATTTAGCTAAACTTAAGTCATATGAAAAAGTATTATACAAATTACTTAAGTTTACTAAAAAATACCTAAATATTAATAAAAGATTATCTTTTTCCTTAAATTATATCAAAGACGAAAAATCAGTTTATCTAAATAAAACATATCGAAATAAAGACTATATTGGTGATGTATTGTCATTTCCTATTGATGATGAGTACAATATTTATTCTCAATTAAAGTATAAGGAAATTGGTGATATTTTTATAGCACCACATGAGGCCAAAAGAAAGTCTTTAAAACAAAAAAATAGCTTTAAAACAGAGATATCTTGATTGTTTGTACATGGGTTATTGCATATTTTGGGTTTTGATCACCAAGTTAATGAAGAAGCGAATGTAATGTTTAAATTAACTGATGATATTTTAAGTAAAATAAAGGTTAATTATAGTTATAATTAA
- a CDS encoding diacylglycerol kinase family protein, with translation MAKKKFSKRAKVRIRLKNKFVNAARGVYTAFKEESTLIVYLIAIIIAIALGIWIKLDLLSWSIIILTIGVLLGFEFLNTSIENFVDLLSFEYNIKAKKIKDICAAASIINSILAVVISFLIYLPPLIDRISEMIGN, from the coding sequence ATGGCAAAAAAGAAGTTCTCAAAAAGAGCAAAAGTAAGAATTAGGCTAAAAAATAAGTTTGTTAATGCAGCAAGAGGAGTATATACTGCTTTTAAAGAGGAATCTACATTAATTGTTTACCTAATTGCAATTATTATTGCAATTGCATTAGGTATTTGAATTAAATTAGATTTATTAAGCTGGTCTATTATTATACTTACAATAGGTGTTTTGCTTGGCTTTGAATTTTTAAATACTTCAATTGAGAATTTTGTTGATTTACTAAGCTTTGAGTATAATATAAAAGCTAAAAAAATAAAAGATATTTGTGCAGCTGCCAGTATTATAAATTCAATATTAGCAGTAGTAATTAGTTTCTTAATTTACTTACCACCATTAATCGATAGGATTAGTGAGATGATTGGTAATTAG
- a CDS encoding ATP-binding cassette domain-containing protein, translating into MSFRFQTQTNENDCGVAVSSMLINFYCKKNYTLEEVRYVNNISNEMLSMYDIENILLNYGIEFTSYSCSFEELLTLDFNKPILLNILNAKKEEHFILCLKKSKDKFLVADPVNKDIKWESIEHIKKHYQGYIGISKLVKKIIFKNKKLVNWFTYLSNYKVFIYFTLFLSLIINFFIILNSNFLKKFISEININDIEYKNKFFLVFIFFSTVEIIVTFILKVFINKLKNRLRRNIFQDYRDKLMSLSIEKFHSNKKEVWLKKISYINDIVDFVVDFTITLPIEFLLFLLTLIILINISPVILILMLIDNFFIIIVSIFFTTLLKDKYIRFEQRSIKFSKKVREFVDSFEEIKYKGIKKKFQKDLNLDSIDLYNSSDELIELKTKISVINNFINTFFYYLIFYTSYLLILKNNFSVTELLFYTSISIHINSFFNNLNAFACNMQNYRIASSNLFFLFEDVFKSKSSTFIEKVDKIEFINIYKYISSKKCINNFNYSFKGNTFVYGRSGSGKTSILKLISGHLESYEGKILINDKDFQEININDYQNKIMYLGQYDYIFDGTVWANIQQFKNKIDMNIFKTFNFFEILKNNCIDINKEIYDNGNNLSKGQRQIINFISLFFTNKDVYLIDEPLSNVEKDTAYYLFKTFYEYKKKSLIIMCDHDLTYKNFFPNRVEVSS; encoded by the coding sequence ATGAGTTTCAGGTTTCAAACACAAACAAATGAAAATGATTGTGGAGTAGCTGTATCAAGTATGTTAATTAATTTCTATTGTAAGAAAAATTATACTTTAGAAGAAGTCCGTTATGTAAATAATATTAGTAATGAAATGTTAAGTATGTATGACATAGAAAATATTTTACTTAATTATGGTATAGAATTTACTTCTTATAGTTGTAGTTTTGAGGAACTATTAACTTTAGATTTTAATAAACCAATACTATTGAATATACTAAACGCTAAAAAAGAAGAGCACTTTATATTATGTCTAAAAAAAAGTAAAGATAAGTTTCTAGTTGCTGATCCAGTTAATAAAGATATTAAATGAGAAAGTATAGAACATATAAAGAAACATTATCAAGGCTACATTGGTATTTCTAAGTTAGTAAAAAAAATAATTTTTAAAAATAAAAAATTAGTTAATTGATTTACTTATTTAAGTAATTATAAAGTCTTTATATATTTCACTTTATTTTTATCATTAATTATAAATTTTTTCATTATTCTAAATAGTAACTTTTTAAAAAAATTTATTAGTGAAATAAATATTAATGATATTGAATACAAAAATAAATTTTTTTTAGTTTTTATTTTTTTTAGTACAGTTGAAATAATTGTAACCTTTATATTAAAAGTATTTATAAATAAATTAAAAAATAGATTAAGAAGAAATATATTTCAAGATTATCGCGATAAGTTGATGTCATTATCTATTGAGAAATTTCATTCCAATAAAAAAGAAGTTTGATTAAAGAAAATAAGTTACATTAACGATATAGTTGATTTTGTAGTAGACTTTACTATTACTTTACCAATTGAGTTTTTATTATTTTTACTTACTTTAATAATATTAATCAATATTTCTCCTGTTATATTAATTTTGATGCTAATTGATAACTTCTTTATAATTATTGTATCTATATTTTTTACAACATTATTAAAAGATAAATATATTAGGTTTGAACAAAGATCTATTAAGTTTTCGAAAAAAGTAAGAGAGTTTGTTGATTCGTTTGAAGAAATAAAGTATAAAGGGATAAAAAAGAAGTTCCAGAAAGATTTGAATTTAGATTCGATAGATTTGTATAATAGTTCAGACGAGTTAATTGAACTTAAGACTAAGATTTCTGTTATAAATAATTTTATTAATACTTTTTTTTACTATTTAATATTTTATACATCTTATTTATTAATTTTAAAGAATAACTTTTCGGTCACAGAGTTGTTATTCTATACATCAATAAGTATTCACATAAACTCTTTCTTTAATAATTTAAATGCATTTGCTTGTAACATGCAAAATTATAGAATTGCTAGCTCCAATTTGTTCTTTCTTTTTGAAGATGTATTTAAATCTAAATCTTCTACCTTTATTGAAAAAGTTGATAAGATTGAGTTCATTAATATTTACAAGTATATTAGCAGCAAGAAATGTATCAATAACTTTAATTACAGTTTTAAAGGAAACACATTTGTATATGGTAGAAGTGGGTCCGGTAAAACAAGTATATTAAAATTAATTTCAGGACATTTAGAGAGCTATGAAGGAAAAATATTGATTAATGACAAAGACTTTCAAGAAATTAATATAAATGATTATCAAAATAAAATAATGTACTTAGGTCAATATGATTATATATTTGATGGAACTGTATGAGCTAATATCCAACAGTTTAAAAACAAAATAGATATGAACATCTTTAAAACTTTTAACTTTTTTGAAATATTAAAGAATAATTGTATTGATATAAATAAAGAAATTTATGATAACGGAAATAATCTTAGTAAAGGTCAGAGACAAATTATAAATTTTATAAGTTTATTTTTTACTAATAAAGATGTTTATTTAATTGACGAACCATTAAGCAATGTCGAAAAGGATACTGCTTATTATTTGTTTAAAACATTTTATGAATACAAAAAGAAAAGTTTAATTATAATGTGTGATCATGATTTAACTTATAAGAACTTTTTTCCTAATAGAGTGGAGGTATCATCATAA
- the cdd gene encoding cytidine deaminase, with the protein MRDYVQIFNHLNEIKKNCYSPYSNYKVVCSFYLNEGIVINGVNIENVAYNPTICAERSAIAQFISSGKINSKLDFVALYADSKVPVYPCGTCRQTLIEFLDGKTEVLIFNNQGFVESHKLEEFIPYSFNLKNIK; encoded by the coding sequence ATGAGAGATTATGTTCAAATTTTTAATCATTTAAATGAAATTAAAAAAAACTGTTATTCTCCTTATTCAAACTATAAAGTAGTATGTTCATTTTACTTAAATGAGGGTATTGTAATCAACGGAGTTAATATTGAAAATGTTGCTTATAATCCAACAATTTGTGCTGAACGTTCTGCTATTGCACAATTTATTTCAAGTGGTAAGATTAATAGTAAGTTAGACTTTGTTGCATTATATGCAGATTCGAAAGTTCCTGTTTATCCTTGTGGAACTTGTAGACAAACACTAATTGAATTTTTAGATGGGAAAACAGAGGTCTTGATATTTAATAATCAAGGTTTTGTTGAATCTCATAAACTTGAAGAATTTATCCCATATTCATTTAATCTTAAAAACATTAAATAG